The Mangrovibacillus cuniculi sequence TTCTCCCTCTTCTGTTGAACTACCATCGTTAGCAAATCCAACTGTTGGAATAAAACTAGCAAACCCAGAAAAAACTAATATAAATGCTAGTAATATTGATAGAAACTGTTTACTCCTATTTTTCCCCATTTTTGTTTCCCCCTTTATTTAATTACCTTGATCGCGAAAACGTTTGCACAAATGTGTGAAGTTGTTTGGAAAGAGCTTGCTGAGTTGCAACACATTTGAAAGCGTTAACAAAATACATTTATATCTACCTTACTATGGAAAAAATTGAAATGCAATAAGAGAATATTCCTAATAGAATGACACGTTTTGCGAATTAGTTTACTAGGAGAATAAGTTTACTAGATTTTAAATCAACTTTAAAAGATTTACAGAGTTTAAAATTATATTTAAATAACGAGATTATGTCGACTTTGGTAGATTCTTTTTAGTAGATTAGCCTTATATTGGCTTTGTGGGATACCTGAAATTACTTCTCTGCCTCTCTCCTATACCGCTGGAACCTCCTCTGGTATACCCGAACCGCGTTTCCGCCTTTCTCCTATACCACGGGAGCTTCCACTGGTATACCTGAACCGCGTTTCTGCCTCTCTCCTATATCACGGCAGCTTCCCCTGGTATACCTAAATCACGTTTCTGCCTCTCGCCTATACCGCTGGAGCTTCCTCTGGTATACCTAAACCACGTTTCTGCCTCTCTCCTATATTACGGCAGCTTCCCCTGGTATACCTAAACCACGTTTTCGCCTCTCTTCTATACCACGGTAGCTTCCCCTGGTATACCTAAACCACGTTTCTGCCTCTCGCCTATACCGCGGCTACTGCCCAGATAACAAAACCAACCAAGTCGATAACATTCATTGCCTATCAAGTGATATACTAGAAATAAATACCACTTTATTACGAAAGGATGATTCTAATGAATCTTGGCGCATTTTCTGTAAGTTTGACGGTGAAAGATATTAACGCTTCTAAAGAGTTTTATGAGAAGTTAGGTTTTGAGGAGTTTGGTGGAAACATCGAGCACAAGTGGCTAATCATGAAGAACGGAGCAAGTACCATTGGCTTATTTGAGGGGATGTTTGAAAAGAATATCCTTACCTTTAATCCTGGATGGGATCAAAATGCACAGGAGATAGACCCGTTTAAAGATGTAAGGCAGTTACAAGAAACTCTTCGTGAAAAAGGGATTTCGTTTACGAGTGAAGTATCAAGTTCCGAGGGACCAGGTAGTTTTACTCTGGTAGACCCTGACGGTAATCCTATTCTAAT is a genomic window containing:
- a CDS encoding VOC family protein; translation: MNLGAFSVSLTVKDINASKEFYEKLGFEEFGGNIEHKWLIMKNGASTIGLFEGMFEKNILTFNPGWDQNAQEIDPFKDVRQLQETLREKGISFTSEVSSSEGPGSFTLVDPDGNPILIDQHR